The DNA sequence ATCTCTACGCTAGATGTAAAATAATCACAAACAAAGAAAACCAGGATGGCTAAAGCCTTAAATTAAACTAGCACATTGCATTCGTCAACAATCATAAGGCAAGACAACAGAAATAAACAgactaagaaaaagaaaacaaaaatctaacACACAATACAAGCATTGTATGCATATAAATGTTTTGAATATGCTATCTGCCATAAACAAGCACAAAAAAGTGGTTTCATTTCCTAGCTTTCTTGTTGGCGTTGGAGGGTTTGGGAGTGCCCTTGCGTTTGACAGGTGTTAATTTGGATGTTTTCTTCATGGTCTCGGGAGTCTTCACTTGACTCAAACACTTCACTTTTCCTCCTCCAGACACCGCCGCCGCTACAAATTTCTTCGTGCTTGGggctttcttcttcttcagagCTTCGGGTGTCTTCACCTGACTCAGCCTCTTCGTCTTCTCCGCCACCTTCTTCTCTTTCGGAGCGGTTTTGGGTTTCTCAGACTGTGGAGAGGAAAGTTTGTAGGAGTTCTTCACCTTGTACAGCTTCTCCGATTTCACCAAACTTTTCAACTGAACGGAGAGAAGTTTTCGGAAAATGGGAGGTAGCACTTTGCCGTGCTTCTCCTCCACAAACTTGGCTATCGCCGGCTGACTTGAACCCGTGCGTTCCTTCAACGACGTTATTGCATCGGAGATCATCTGAAAGAAAACCGCAACAAAATGAAAACGCTGCTGTTAGAATATGGAATAGGAGAGACGGTGATACCTGGAAGTAAGGAGGGTGGAGGGCGACGGTGGATTTGTTCTTCACATTAGcttttgccattttttttatttttgttgttgtgaatGTGTGAGAGGAGAGAACAGATTACTATGTAAAAAGGGTCAAGTAAAGTTAACAGTGTTATCTTGTTCAGCCTGGTTGGGTTGGGTGTTGGAACTGGAAGGGGTGGAAAGATAACTTTAACCGCTACGTGTCAGTTGGAAAAAGCTCTTagtttgaatttcaattttcaatcaGAATCTGGCGGCTTACCATTGTTGGTACCGATGGGCCgccatagaaaaaaaaaaacgcattAAAGTGGGCCGTTTGGTTTTCCGAGATTTTGTGGAACTTGCAACTACTTTTCACCCGTGATGGCTGACATTGTATGATGATAACAAAGTATGAGTACTGTTTCCGAATGATACtgtttatataacttttttttcttataaaataagtgaaatgagactaaaataatgttaatgagaaaaaggtaataatactttaatttatttttaattcgaCACTTTAATCACCGATATCATTagattatcatattatttttatctaataaaaaagTAAGTGTGACCCAATTACATCgatatattttttggattttatccttttacttaaatttgttttcattttatatatttttataatactattttttgATAATAACGGTGTTCTATAATATAGGAGACaatttaaagtaatatatttttcacttattcaaaatataaattttttcctGCTACTATAAAATCaactaatatttgaataaagaaatacCATGGTTCAAATTACGTTataaattaaatcttgaaagtGATCGAGTGTTTGTGTAATTCACATTCATGACTTTTGTAGTTTGAacattaattaagttttatactttttatgtaaataatgtTAGTGAGATAATGagataagttttatattttgaatagtTCAAACTTATGATGCATTAATTTAGATTATCTATGTGTTCAACTCGTATtactcatatttatatttatttgatattttatgatactttattaatatttataaatataatatttaattataaaataattatacattttataataataacaatttataattttttatattaaaatttttaatatatataattttaatttagatacaataataattatatatttattatattttttaaaaaaatttacatcttttttaatatacatatataacctattatatcctattatttttaaaatatatatatatatatatatatatatatatatatatataacatatacatATTCGTGGAATGTTGAGGATATATAGCCcagtccaaaaaaaaaaatcgatagaaactaagaaaataggaatatatatatatatatatatatatatatatatatatatatttatataacatgtACATATTCGTGCGATATAAGTTAAAACAGGTATTTTAACatgctttaaaataaaaaatgacaatgGCTTACAGTGACCACAAattcaaagaataaataatcaaaataaatataataaaaacaaaagaccAGAGATATACGTGAATGTAAAAGTTTGAAGTGAAAACAACTTAGGTATTTCTTTTCAACCTTGTACAAGTATCAGACTATCATCAGAAATAGATGTTTCCTTCATTCCTAAATTTTGAGTGTTTTtgcatttcctttttgtttacaatttttaatgtttgtgaaTTTCAATAtgtagtttgtttttttttctttttaaattatatgaagAGGGGTAGGCAAATCATACTCAAActtcattatatatttgttcGTGGTggagttaaatattttttgtgtccGATTAAAATTAGATTGGGCAATaaattcacaaattttaaattttgtgaacTCAATCAACTATATAAACACTCTGTTTCAGTTATAATTGTTTTGTAGCAGAACAAATGGTGTACTCCTTGTGAATGAGAAGCACTTAGCTGATGGTGTGACGGTGGAAAAGTGGAAGAGTGTGACGGTGGAAGTTCAGGTTTTGAACCATAAGATGAGGTCGTTTTTTCTCTCTCGCGAAGCTCCTGGACGAATGTTAGTGTGTTGTGGTGGCTGGACAACAACTTGAATTCTTTATTCAAGCACGTGGCTTACTTTGGAAAGGTGTAGGCCAAGGAATTGGGCCGGATTTGACAATGGTATCGAGAGCAAGGTTCGATTATGGGAAAGAGAAACTGCAGGCATGACTACTGGTAATGCTAATGAGGGTTTCTTTTCAAACTTACCTATTCTTGATGGAAAGAATTATGATCATTGGATCATAAGAATGGAGGCCATTCTTGGTTATCAAGAATTGTGGGAGGTTGTCACGGAGGGTGCTAAGGAGAAGGACGAAGCCACAAATAATAAGAAAGATTGCAAGGCTCGATGTCTCTTGCATTAATGCGTAGATCCAGTGAATTTTGGAAAGATTGCCAAGGCCAAGACAACAAAAGAATGTTAGGAAATCCTGCAAAGGGCTCACGGTGGTGctgaaaaaaatcaagaaagtaAGGCTGCAATGTATAAGAAGGCAGTTTGAGTTGGCTAAGATGGAAGATTCAGAAAAGGTAGCAGATTATTTTAATAGACTACAATTATTGGTGAATCAGATTAAGAGTTGTGGGGAGGCTGTCACAGAGATCAATGTGGTGGAAAAAGGTTCTATGCACTCTGAGTGATAAATTTGATAACGTGGTTACAACCATTGAAGaataatagttatatatatctctaaaatttatttattcaaatgtaataatagttatattattttattgttaaagaaaaataaatttgtgtatGCAGGTCTAAGACTAGTATAAGACTCTAGTATAAGACTAAGACTAATTTAGGACAAAATGGGCATGGAAGATACGAGAAAGAGACATCATTATGGAATTAAACATACACATTAACGCCTGAACAAGTTACACTATGTTTGTTTTATTGTACATTTAACTCTATTCAAAGACATGCGTAAACCTAACCTAAACAACAAATTGATGCTTCAGTCTGAAGATACttcttttgtctttcattttCTTCCCTCTTCATTTCACAATTTGCGTTCCTCATGCAAATAATTCACTGAGAAAGGAGAAGAATTATGGAAACACAAATGCATGTATCACATGAACAAGTAATAGGGAAGGCAAAGAAGGATGAGAAAAATAAAGGATTGTAGTGAGAAGTAAGAAGGGTTTGAAAAGCATATCATTTTTACCCCATCAATAATGTCGTCAAGATTTGGCGTTCTTGGAGGTTATGGAAGATGGGGCGACAATAAGTAGTTTGGTCTACCTAGTGTCCCATACGGGGTAGCAAGCAGTAAATACCTTCGCCTCCACATGGTGATTTGGCGGCAGTGGACATTCAACAACCAATGGTGGATGATGGTGGTGTAAGTGAGAGTGGTTTTGGACAATTTATTTTTGGGTGTGGGGGTGAAGGTTGAGGGGGAAGCTTGCACTCAGTAGCAGAACttggtaaaaaattatttaagaatgcatttttatatataaattatttttcaagtttagttgacgtagatgcatttttttcattttcattacaaGTCTTTCTCTttaagaatcaatttttttactttttatcataacttttctaatataaatttatcacctttcatctataaagaaataaataaatttatcatcatccaaTGATACATAGTAAACAAATTTATCATATGCAATgaaaaaatagattattttaaaaaaaaggtagaaaataaattgatggGTCCAAAGTGTTTTTTAACTCTCTAATTTCATGtggtgcaatttgattttgaaaaggaTGAGACATTGGTGATAGAAATTAAGATAGAAGGCGAGAAGTGAGAAAGAGATAGAAgtaagagagagagaaaagaaagaaaaatataaaagagttgGATAGGGACGTgattttatagaattttttttaaggtaaatataaataatataatataatatatgaatataattttaagataaacTTTGGTAAGAAGGTCGGCCGTTTCGATCGCACTCATTCACATTATGTGTGGAATTTTTTTCACTGGTGAGGTAGTTTGGATGGTGGTGGTGGCTAATGTAGTTGAatgatatgagaaaaataatggaggagaagagaagagaagagaaagatgaGCCATTTTGTTGAGTTGGAAATGGTTTGTTTCAGAGGGAGTGAAACGGAAGAAacaaggagaaagagaagaacaaagagaatgaaAGGTTTTGGTTGTGTGTTGATAGCCGCACCATTTGTGAGTGTTTTATCCTCTGTTGTATCATTGtgatcttttaatatttttacaaaacaaacgaataaaataaaataaataataatattttgatctaCTTTTAATCTACTATTTCAATTATCTTtcgattatttattttaatttttttagtgatgtactaagttaaaagtaaataaaaaaagtagtcaaaatatcattatccaaacaaaatatatagataaagaaattttaattgtttcttggcttaattactattttagtcctctaatttgttagcaaatttcaaaatggtcaTTCTATTATTCagagtctcaatttagtcctcaagttttcaaaagtgattcaatttagtcctcaaagTTAACAACGTCAAAAATCAATAACAGAACAGTGACATGGTTGTTTTACTCTGTCTCACTTCGAATTACGTGGCCCGTTACACTGTGCTTATGTGGAAGGTGAATTGGGTTGAATGTAATTAGGGTTACTGACATTGGAATTGGGATCAGAGGTGAAAAACATTTGTCGAGGCTTTGCGTTGGTGTGAGGAATTGGGAGCAGCACCAATTTCGTTCTTGGGGTTATCATCTGTAATCGAAATCGTGGAGCATATTCCAGGTGAGTTGTGCTTCGAAATTTATAGCTTGCGTTTTAGGGTTTTGTGGATTTTGGGTATAGGGTTTGATTTGGGGGGTTTTGGGTATAGGGTTTTGATTTGGATGCTTGATTGTCGGTTTCAATTGAagatttgtttaattttttcgaTGTTTCGGTATTGTCCCACCATTTTCACATTAATGTGTAGTTTGTGGTCCCCCTTTAACGGGGTTTGTGTATCCTGTCGGTTTGTCAGTGTTATATGTTGTAATAAATGTAAATTGTTATGGGTATCTGGTCATTTCATAAGTTTACAAGCAATACCCACTTTTTATGATGGAAGATGACAAGTTTCAAGTGGTAATTCACCATGGAGGATATTTTGTGAATGAGGGGGGAATCAAGTACGTTAATGGCCAAAGAAGCGAATTATGGTGTGATGAAGACAGGTGGTCTTACTTCGAGGTGCTTTTTATATTGAGAGAAATGGGTTATATTAATGTGAAGGATCTATGTTATTCAGTAGGAGGTTGTCCAGTGTGAGAGGAAAGGTTGCATCATTTTGTTGATGATGTTGGTGCATTGCATATGGTCCAAATCGCGAAGCAGCGTGGTGAAGTCCATATGTATGTCATTCACTCAGTTTGTGTAGCAGAGGAGGTACATATGTTGGAATATTATCAAGCTGGGGATAATGGTGAAGACAATGTTGGTGTGGAGAATGACACTGAGACTGAACCCGTAGAGGATTTACGAAATGAGGCTGAGGTTGAGAGTGAGGCAAATTTGTTCACAAATGAGGTTGACGTGCAGTGTAATGATGTAGAACAAGTTGAACCTGCAATTGGTGAGGTTGAGGTGCAGTGCGAGGCACAAGTATTAGTAAATGATGGTGATGTGCAGTGTGAGGCAGTAGAATAGGTGCAACCTAAAACTGTTGAGGTTGAGGTTGACATTCAGAATGTGGGTGAATCACAGGTACAACCTGAGAGTGGTGTCTCGCAGGTCCTACCTGAAACATAGAATATGGAAGATGTTCAGATTGAAGATGGTTCCTCCACTGATTCCATACATGAAGAAAGTGATGGTTTGTTTGATGTGGATATAGATTGTGACCCAGGGATGGTGGGTCAGATTGGACTTCCTATGGACAAAGGAAAAGAACTAATAAGGCTGAGAATAATGTACAAATCAACAAACATGCTAGGGGACTCTCTGATGATGAATGAAAATCTGATGAATTGTTGAGTTTGGTAGGCACTGATTCTGATAGTGAGGAGGAAGACACTTGTGGAAAGTTTCCCACATTTTCTATGCCCAAAAGCATGGTTGACTATGAATGGGAAGTTGGCACATATTTTGTAAGTAAAGAAGAATTTATAGAAGCCATTAGAACATATGGGTTGCAAAACGGGAGAAACTTGAAAATTGGTAAGAATGACAAAAAAGAGTAAGGGTGACCTATTTAGGTTCAAAAGGAAAATGTGGTTGGATTGcttattatacatatataccTATTGTTCAGACTTGGCAATTAAGAAAGATAGTTGATAAACATACCTGTTGTATAGAGTTTAACAATAGGCTAATAAATGCAAAGTGGTTAAATGGAAGAATAGAAAACACTGTGAGAGAAAATCCCACTGTGAAGGTCATGCACATTTGTGAAAAAGGCTTAAGAAAGTGGAACGTTTTTATATCTCGTGCAATGTCTTTTCGAGCAAGATCATTGGCTTCAAACAAGATTGATGGGTCGTTTACAGATCAATACAAACGCATCTATGATTATGCTCATGAGCTGCGCAGATCAAATCCTGGttcaacaataaaattaaaggtTGAAGATCATGATGGTGCAAAGATATTCCAAagattttatgtttgtttaaaAGCATGCAAGGACAACTTTGTATCATGTAGGTCTATAATAGGATTAGATGGATGTTTTTTAAAGGGGAGGTTTGGTGGTGAGTTATTGACAACTGTGGCACGAGATGCAAATGATCAGATATTGCCATTAGCATACGCAGTTGTGGAGGTTGAAAATAAGGACACGTGGTCTTGGTTCTTAGACCTTCTAATTGATGATCTTGGTGGGGTTGAATGTTGTGCCTCATGCACCTTTGTATCAGACCAGCAAAAGGTAatcttttttactttcattattttaaatatgtgtacTGATAGCTTTTTTAcagaatttaatatatttattttgataggGTCTCCTGCCAGCTTTGAATGAACTCATTCCAGGAGTTGATCAAAGGTTTTGTATGCGCCACCTGTATGAGAATTTCAGGAAGAAATTTCCAGGGAAAATGCTGAAACGCTTAATGTGGAGGGCTGCTTACTACACATATCCACAAGCATGGGAAAAGGTTATGTTAGAGTGTAAAGAAGTTAACGAGGATGCATTCAAACATTTAATAGTTATTCCACCAAGGCAAGTTCCTCCACTGATTACTTAGCTTTTTATATACTACAATAGCTATTAGTATCAATATGCTAACATAATGCAAATTTAATAGGTATTGGTCAAGATCAAGGTTCAATACCAATGTCAAGTGTGATACACTAGTTAACAACATGTCAGAGGCATTCAACAGCGTGATTGTGGATGCAAGGAGCAAGCCAATAATTACCATGCTTGAAGACATAAGGTTGTACATGATGAATAGATGGGCAAGTAATAGGTTGAAGGTAAGTTCCTTCGAAGGTTTAATATGCCCTAGGATTCGTGACAGACTAGATAAAGAGCTGCAGTTAACAAAATATTGGTTCCCAGGTATTGCTCACCTTTGATTGgattgttttatatattcaaGATTGTGACTGGTTTAATAATCTGTgaactttttttaatgaatatagtTGGTCAGCAGACAAGCTTTTTGAGGTCAGACATGTGTCTACTATTGGTGAGGACAGCATGGAATATAGCTGCAGGAAATGGGGTATTACTGGCATCTCATGCTCACATTCCCTGACTGCAATGAAATTCTTAAATCTGAGTGTAGATCCATATGTAGCACACTGGTTTACCAAGTCCTCATATGAAGAAATATATACCTCAATCATATATCCTATAAACGACCAAGATGTCTGGGAAATCACTCCCTTCCCTGATGTGTTGCCTCCACTAAAGCGAATACTGCCTGGACGAcctaagaagaaaaaaagattacAAGCATCTGAGATGAAGAAAGATGACACCCAAGTTAGAAGAGGG is a window from the Vigna unguiculata cultivar IT97K-499-35 chromosome 7, ASM411807v1, whole genome shotgun sequence genome containing:
- the LOC114192122 gene encoding histone H1-like; translated protein: MAKANVKNKSTVALHPPYFQMISDAITSLKERTGSSQPAIAKFVEEKHGKVLPPIFRKLLSVQLKSLVKSEKLYKVKNSYKLSSPQSEKPKTAPKEKKVAEKTKRLSQVKTPEALKKKKAPSTKKFVAAAVSGGGKVKCLSQVKTPETMKKTSKLTPVKRKGTPKPSNANKKARK